From one Oncorhynchus keta strain PuntledgeMale-10-30-2019 chromosome 30, Oket_V2, whole genome shotgun sequence genomic stretch:
- the LOC118363139 gene encoding homeobox protein engrailed-1-B, producing MEERIDQNSRDSTEGESVSLSPNLPSPPMLPHQAAQQVHRTTNFFIDNILRPDFGCKKELGSRERAQTSGRENVNPLVIRPSHASSLCQDSNCSSDSTSSSSSSPSSKQSSTKQGEGNGTTTTRYGDTASIVVVNASNGGSPPAKESTPMLWPAWVYCTRYSDRPSSGPRTRKLKKKKNEKEDKRPRTAFTAEQLQRLKSEFQANRYITEQRRQSLATELNLNESQIKIWFQNKRAKIKKGNGYKNGLALQLMAQGLYNHSTTTVQEEKDDSE from the exons ATGGAAGAGCGAATTGATCAGAACAGCCGTGATTCgactgagggagagagcgtgTCCCTCTCCCCGAATCTACCATCTCCTCCAATGTTGCCCCACCAGGCAGCACAGCAGGTACATAGAACGACAAACTTTTTTATTGACAATATTCTGCGGCCAGACTTCGGCTGCAAGAAGGAGCTTGGGAGTCGGGAGCGGGCGCAGACCTCCGGCAGAGAAAACGTCAACCCCTTGGTAATCAGGCCATCTCACGCGAGCAGCCTTTGCCAGGATTCCAACTGCAGTAGTGACAGTACTTCTTCGTCGTCGTCCTCGCCGTCTTCGAAACAGAGCTCGACAAAACAAGGTGAAGGGAATGGGACTACCACAACAAGATATGGAGACACCGCGTCAATAGTGGTTGTGAATGCCAGTAATGGAGGATCTCCACCCGCTAAAGAATCTACGCCGATGTTATGGCCTGCGTGGGTTTACTGCACGAGATATTCGGATCGACCATCATCTG GCCCAAGGACACGGAAATTGAAAAAGAAGAAAAATGAGAAAGAAGACAAGCGACCCAGAACCGCGTTTACGGCTGAACAACTGCAGAGACTTAAGTCCGAGTTTCAGGCAAATCGCTACATAACAGAACAACGGAGACAGTCACTGGCCACAGAACTGAATCTCAATGAATCCCAAATAAAAATTTGGTTTCAGAATAAGAGGGCAAAAATCAAAAAGGGGAATGGCTACAAGAACGGCCTGGCTCTCCAACTCATGGCCCAAGGACTGTACAACCATTCCACAACCACGGTCCAAGAGGAGAAGGATGATAGCGAGTAA